The Chanodichthys erythropterus isolate Z2021 chromosome 12, ASM2448905v1, whole genome shotgun sequence genome contains a region encoding:
- the sh3gl2a gene encoding SH3 domain containing GRB2 like 2a, endophilin A1, which translates to MEMEKKVDTTTRAVMDIMTKTTEYLQPNPATRAKMSMMSSMSKIRGGDKGPGYTQTEVILGESMQKFGRELGEESCFGVALIDVGEAMRELGEVKDALDMEVKQNFIDPLQNMYDKDLKEIQHHLKKLEGRRLDFDYKKKRQGKVTEDEIKQALEKFDDSKEIAEQSMFNLLESDIEQVSQLSALVQAQVNYHRQAAEILQQLSSKIEDRIREASCKPRREYVPKPRNSLDLSENHNGNIGHSGPSRSPAPMDQPCCRALYDFDPENEGEIGFKEGDIITLTSKVDDNWYEGTVNGQSGFFPVNYVDILVALPH; encoded by the exons ATGGAAATGGAAAAG AAAGTTGACACCACCACAAGGGCAGTGATGGACATTATGACCAAGACAACGGAGTACCTGCAACCCAATCCAG CGACTCGTGCAAAGATGAGTATGATGAGCTCCATGTCTAAAATCCGTGGAGGAGATAAAGGTCCTGGctacacacagactgaagtcATCCTGGGAGAGTCCATGCAAAAGTTTGGCAGGGAACTCGGGGAGGAATCCTGCTTTG GTGTGGCCCTGATCGACGTTGGAGAAGCCATGCGAGAGCTGGGTGAAGTTAAAGATGCTCTAGACATGGAAGTCAAGCAAAACTTTATTGATCCCTTGCAGAATATGTATGATAAAGACTTAAAAGAAATCCAG CATCACCTGAAGAAGCTGGAAGGGCGACGGTTGGACTTTGACTATAAGAAGAAAAGGCAAGGAAAAGTCACAGAAGATGAGATCAAACAAGCCCTGGAGAAGTTTGATGACTCAAAGGAGATTGCAGAACAAAGCATGTTTAACCTTCTGGAGAGTGAT ATTGAACAAGTGAGTCAGCTTTCTGCTTTGGTCCAAGCTCAGGTGAACTACCACAGACAGGCAGCAGAGATCCTTCAGCAGCTCTCCAGCAAGATAGAGGACAG AATAAGAGAGGCTTCTTGTAAACCAAGAAGAGAGTATGTCCCCAAACCTCGCAACTCCTTGGATTTGAGCGAGAACCACAATGGGAATATTGGTCACAGTGGCCCTTCTAGATCACCag CTCCAATGGACCAGCCTTGCTGTCGGGCACTTTATGATTTTGACCCTGAAAATGAGGGTGAGATAGGCTTCAAGGAAGGTGACATCATCACCTTAACCAGCAAGGTTGATGACAACTGGTATGAAGGAACGGTCAATGGGCAATCTGGTTTCTTCCCTGTCAACTATGTAGATATCCTGGTAGCTTTGCCCCACTAA